A stretch of Pseudomonas sp. FeN3W DNA encodes these proteins:
- a CDS encoding DEAD/DEAH box helicase, translated as MSDAFNKQTLSRLRKMDIDEPWELVMHLPSSYDDYTAPLKSIPAIHALGNGKPFYAMLKLDNVITMAQIKQEKAAKGQSTDSKGPDYVRVELSDGLRKTTSLVFGRVDPWLQLKNGSINRIIHLSGRVDVKGQFTNLVGLEVVPAADQNKLVARYRGKKGVLTPMKVAELTKIALIHYADRAVEEMLDELGVDETTVMSQCRIPFNNLKQLLITLHAPRNQEDLNKALKSARRLSAYSGIRKAMDATVRMPRPDARIPLDRDLIRDLVMQHPFTPTKDQRQAIWDVVCDLDNDTPMDRLLSADVGNGKTMAYGIPAAYVSKTGRNAVVMLPTEPLAGQVAQNIQNWYPEIKVRLATAGFNEKAEQGDILVGTTALLPWLAKNPDWKVDFAIVDEQQKMGTAQREALNGLGTHVLEATATPIPRTMAQTIFGGKKVSLIKDCPVVKNITSHMLGNSQDHKLEAYNMLSKWLAAGRRVAVIYPLVAEQQAYYFHITADDQKSAEKIGALIKKVGLSMKWVRAHDHEDNNTILNELDNTINSGFLAEFHGEESVFNRLQKRFARYMGESAGSIEYLGSRVDSDLNERNRMTIIRNKDNWEKKRPGRIAMIHGRSKRDEKIAIINHMNSGGADILISTTLIEIGVDVKDLNALLVVNAEQLGAFTLHQLRGRIARNGGEGDFMMMTGCPISELEDTARERLDLLMKFKSGDDIALYDMEQRGFGNLAAGGKSQKGFEDGLFPSIKLSPSELDTFLKEFARDIQAQKALPSAPVCEGP; from the coding sequence ATGAGTGATGCATTCAACAAACAAACGCTAAGCCGCTTGCGTAAGATGGATATTGACGAGCCCTGGGAGCTTGTCATGCACCTGCCGTCCAGTTACGACGACTATACCGCACCACTCAAGAGTATCCCTGCTATCCATGCCCTTGGTAATGGCAAGCCTTTCTATGCAATGCTCAAGCTTGATAACGTCATCACCATGGCTCAAATCAAGCAGGAGAAGGCGGCCAAAGGTCAAAGCACTGACTCCAAGGGGCCAGACTATGTCCGCGTTGAGCTTTCTGATGGGCTTCGCAAAACCACATCGCTCGTCTTTGGTCGTGTAGACCCCTGGCTTCAGCTGAAGAATGGATCCATCAATCGGATCATTCACCTTTCGGGACGAGTCGACGTAAAAGGGCAATTCACCAATCTGGTTGGTCTTGAGGTTGTCCCAGCCGCCGACCAAAACAAGCTGGTTGCGCGCTATCGCGGGAAGAAGGGTGTACTAACGCCCATGAAGGTGGCTGAGCTCACCAAGATTGCGCTCATCCATTACGCGGATCGGGCGGTCGAAGAGATGCTTGATGAACTCGGTGTCGATGAGACCACCGTCATGTCCCAGTGCCGCATTCCATTTAATAACCTCAAGCAACTTCTGATTACGCTTCACGCGCCACGTAACCAGGAAGATTTGAACAAGGCTCTCAAGTCAGCGCGTCGACTCAGTGCGTATTCAGGCATCCGCAAGGCCATGGATGCAACAGTGCGCATGCCGAGACCTGATGCAAGAATTCCCCTGGATCGTGATCTTATTCGCGATCTGGTCATGCAACACCCGTTCACGCCCACAAAGGATCAACGCCAGGCCATTTGGGATGTGGTGTGCGACCTGGATAACGACACGCCGATGGATCGCCTGCTTTCTGCTGACGTCGGCAATGGTAAAACCATGGCTTATGGTATTCCTGCCGCATACGTCAGCAAGACAGGTCGTAACGCCGTGGTGATGCTGCCTACGGAGCCTCTGGCTGGTCAGGTCGCCCAAAACATTCAGAATTGGTATCCCGAGATCAAGGTTCGGCTGGCTACGGCTGGGTTCAATGAAAAGGCTGAGCAGGGCGATATCCTGGTCGGGACAACCGCGCTACTTCCATGGCTTGCTAAAAATCCAGACTGGAAAGTCGATTTCGCCATTGTCGATGAACAGCAAAAGATGGGCACGGCTCAGCGAGAGGCCCTGAATGGCCTAGGAACACACGTGTTGGAAGCTACGGCCACACCGATCCCAAGAACCATGGCGCAGACGATCTTTGGCGGCAAGAAAGTATCTCTGATCAAGGATTGCCCTGTTGTCAAGAACATCACTTCACACATGCTTGGAAATAGCCAAGACCACAAGCTTGAGGCTTACAACATGCTGTCGAAGTGGTTGGCAGCTGGGCGACGCGTAGCGGTGATCTACCCGCTTGTTGCTGAACAGCAGGCTTATTACTTTCACATTACGGCAGATGATCAAAAGTCAGCGGAAAAGATCGGGGCGCTCATCAAAAAGGTTGGCCTGAGCATGAAGTGGGTTCGCGCTCATGATCACGAAGATAACAACACCATCCTCAATGAGCTGGATAACACCATCAACAGTGGATTTCTGGCCGAGTTTCATGGTGAAGAGTCCGTCTTCAACAGGCTTCAAAAGCGATTCGCACGCTACATGGGTGAATCAGCAGGATCCATCGAATATCTGGGCTCCAGAGTCGACAGTGATCTGAACGAGCGCAACCGCATGACCATTATCCGCAACAAGGACAATTGGGAGAAGAAGCGCCCAGGTCGAATCGCCATGATTCATGGTCGATCAAAGCGCGATGAAAAGATCGCCATCATCAACCATATGAACTCCGGTGGGGCAGACATCCTGATCTCGACAACACTTATCGAAATCGGCGTGGACGTTAAAGACCTGAATGCCTTGCTCGTTGTGAACGCTGAGCAGCTCGGCGCCTTCACGCTGCACCAGCTGCGTGGCCGAATTGCACGTAACGGGGGTGAGGGCGACTTCATGATGATGACCGGATGCCCGATCAGCGAGCTCGAAGACACCGCACGAGAGCGTCTGGATCTTTTGATGAAATTCAAAAGTGGTGATGACATTGCGCTGTACGACATGGAGCAGCGCGGCTTCGGCAACCTTGCAGCCGGGGGCAAGAGCCAAAAGGGCTTCGAAGATGGACTGTTCCCATCCATCAAGCTATCCCCATCTGAGCTCGACACCTTCCTCAAGGAGTTTGCGAGGGACATTCAGGCCCAAAAGGCATTGCCGTCTGCACCTGTCTGCGAGGGGCCATGA
- the dnaE gene encoding DNA polymerase III subunit alpha, with protein MSFVHLSVHSEYSLHDSLIRVKPLFEQVKKQGMPAIAITDGSNMFAAIKAYKQGMAKGVKPIIGAELVIKTSRLPRSTMGFLCKNDEGYRDLCELLSRGYLEAPRDELDRPIIPIEWFQGKSTNLVVLSGAREGEIGKHLLSQRKDAARESLQEMKVLFGSDFYLELQRIGHAADDRYVKAAVSLAAETSTPVVATNPARFLSPDEYTSHELRIAIGQGRSVKALREDLNSPCTHHQYLKSPEEMRELFSDIPSAIDNTMLIAVKCSVDLTLGKNYLPQFPAPAGMTEGEYLEKSSREGLEDRLKFYFKDDAVIAQHRKEYEDRLEFELNTIKNMGFPGYFLIVADFIRWAKKNDIPVGPGRGSGAGSLVAYALGITDVNPLPYALLFERFLNPERVSMPDFDVDFCMDKRDLVIQYVANTYGHDAVSQIITYGTMAAKMVVKDVARALGHPYRFGDNISKMIPKVPDITLKRAMEEVPALRLMYETDNEVHIVLDHAFALEGITRGRGKHAGGVVIAPTKLTDFSPTICEADGSSLVTQYDKDDVEAAGLVKFDFLGLRNLTIINSAVKSVNNRRAKQGQSMIDILDIPLDDRLTYELLQRCETTAVFQLESSGMKNLIKNLKPDCIEDIIALVALFRPGPLQSGMVDDFVNRKHGRAEVTYPHPLLEPILNMTYGVIVYQEQVMQIAQAMAGYTLGEADMLRRAMGKKKPEEMAKQRAIFVKGCLGNGIDEALSGSVFDLMEMFAAYGFNKSHSAAYALVAYQTAWLKAHYPADFMAAVLSSDMDNIDKVVRFIHECRSMGLEIMPPDVNLSEWNFTTHDGKVVYGMGAIKGLGEAAARNIMEERKAGGRYENMVDFLYRNSVNKNVTEACINSGLFDYTTMDRAELLATYPLALQASKQMKKTIMQGSLFDFELPPAPRKQVEAMEIDIRLNGERKSLGLYLTGHPYSRFAPMLRKSMTGTLAQVLDNAEDESIAPHEKWQSVTISGLITDVEVKSNSRGSYAFFKIDDNTARVDCSIFSKAYHDYQAFIRDDSMVVMKGWVKTNAKTGAVSLTVDVVQPLSSFMENQPGQLVITLNPGERPMRIMGALHALLANQEEGNINFGVRESADGEVSDLPAQGVPGNAPVLRKILEKFEGRAMIEYASAELKRGSRKQASDIQPMQSIEDLEALKSSLRKELEKYLNDAASVMSRSVEMTP; from the coding sequence GTGAGTTTCGTTCATCTCTCTGTTCACTCTGAATATTCATTGCATGACTCGCTGATTCGAGTCAAACCTCTATTCGAGCAGGTCAAGAAGCAGGGAATGCCTGCCATTGCCATCACAGATGGCTCAAACATGTTCGCCGCCATCAAAGCTTACAAGCAAGGCATGGCCAAAGGCGTAAAGCCTATTATTGGCGCCGAGCTCGTGATCAAGACAAGCCGCTTGCCGCGCTCGACCATGGGCTTTCTGTGCAAGAACGATGAGGGCTACCGTGATCTGTGCGAGCTGCTCTCCAGGGGTTACCTAGAGGCTCCGCGTGACGAGCTGGATCGTCCAATCATCCCAATCGAATGGTTTCAGGGCAAATCCACGAATCTTGTCGTCCTGTCTGGTGCTCGGGAGGGCGAGATTGGCAAGCATCTTTTGAGTCAGCGCAAAGACGCTGCTCGCGAATCACTTCAAGAGATGAAGGTGCTGTTCGGCTCAGACTTCTATCTGGAGCTCCAGCGTATTGGGCATGCTGCCGATGACCGCTATGTGAAGGCCGCCGTTTCACTGGCAGCTGAAACCTCGACCCCTGTCGTCGCAACGAACCCTGCGCGCTTTCTATCACCGGATGAATACACCTCTCATGAGCTGCGTATCGCAATTGGACAAGGCCGATCTGTCAAGGCGCTAAGGGAAGATCTCAACTCACCCTGCACGCACCATCAGTATCTCAAGTCGCCAGAGGAGATGCGCGAGCTTTTCAGCGACATCCCTTCGGCCATCGATAACACCATGCTCATTGCGGTCAAGTGCAGCGTTGATCTCACCCTTGGAAAAAACTATCTGCCTCAGTTCCCGGCCCCTGCTGGCATGACTGAAGGCGAATACTTGGAAAAGAGCTCCCGCGAGGGTCTTGAAGATCGCCTGAAATTCTATTTCAAGGATGATGCGGTCATTGCCCAGCATCGCAAGGAGTACGAAGACCGCCTGGAATTCGAACTCAATACCATCAAGAACATGGGCTTTCCTGGCTACTTTCTGATCGTTGCCGACTTTATCCGCTGGGCAAAGAAAAATGACATCCCTGTAGGGCCTGGCCGTGGATCGGGAGCGGGCTCGCTGGTTGCGTACGCCCTTGGCATCACCGACGTCAACCCGCTGCCCTACGCACTTCTATTTGAACGCTTTCTAAATCCTGAGCGGGTGTCGATGCCTGACTTCGACGTCGATTTCTGCATGGATAAGCGCGACCTTGTCATCCAGTACGTGGCCAATACTTATGGGCACGATGCGGTGTCCCAAATCATCACGTATGGCACCATGGCTGCCAAGATGGTGGTCAAGGACGTTGCGCGGGCCCTGGGCCACCCGTATCGCTTCGGAGACAATATCTCCAAGATGATTCCAAAGGTGCCCGACATCACGCTCAAGCGCGCCATGGAAGAAGTGCCTGCGCTTCGGCTCATGTATGAAACTGACAATGAAGTTCATATCGTGCTGGATCACGCTTTTGCTCTTGAGGGCATTACACGTGGCCGAGGAAAGCACGCGGGTGGCGTGGTTATCGCCCCGACAAAACTGACGGATTTTTCACCCACCATCTGCGAGGCTGATGGTTCGAGCCTGGTAACCCAATACGACAAGGATGACGTCGAGGCAGCAGGCCTTGTGAAGTTCGACTTCCTGGGATTGCGCAACCTCACGATCATCAACAGTGCTGTTAAATCGGTTAATAATCGAAGAGCCAAGCAAGGCCAGTCGATGATCGACATCCTGGATATTCCTCTGGATGACAGGTTGACCTATGAGCTTTTGCAGCGCTGCGAAACAACGGCGGTTTTCCAGCTTGAGTCCTCAGGCATGAAAAACCTGATCAAGAACCTCAAGCCAGACTGCATTGAAGACATCATCGCTCTGGTGGCTCTCTTCCGTCCAGGCCCTCTGCAATCGGGCATGGTGGATGACTTTGTTAACCGTAAGCATGGTCGAGCAGAAGTTACTTATCCGCACCCATTGCTTGAACCCATCCTGAACATGACCTATGGCGTTATCGTCTATCAGGAGCAGGTCATGCAGATCGCCCAGGCAATGGCCGGTTATACACTGGGCGAGGCAGACATGCTCCGTCGTGCCATGGGTAAAAAGAAGCCTGAGGAAATGGCCAAGCAGCGGGCGATTTTCGTAAAGGGCTGTTTGGGAAATGGCATTGATGAGGCATTGTCTGGTTCGGTTTTCGACCTCATGGAGATGTTTGCGGCATATGGCTTCAACAAGTCTCACTCAGCCGCATACGCCTTGGTCGCGTATCAAACCGCATGGCTCAAGGCTCACTATCCGGCTGACTTCATGGCGGCGGTTCTGTCCTCGGATATGGATAACATCGACAAGGTCGTGCGCTTTATTCATGAGTGCAGAAGCATGGGCCTTGAGATCATGCCGCCTGACGTAAACCTGTCTGAGTGGAATTTCACCACGCATGACGGGAAGGTTGTCTACGGCATGGGCGCGATCAAGGGACTAGGAGAGGCAGCTGCTCGGAACATCATGGAGGAGCGCAAAGCCGGTGGTCGGTATGAAAACATGGTTGATTTTCTGTATCGCAACTCAGTCAACAAGAATGTGACCGAGGCGTGTATCAATTCAGGCTTGTTCGATTACACCACGATGGACAGGGCCGAGCTTCTGGCAACGTACCCGCTGGCGCTTCAGGCCAGCAAGCAGATGAAGAAAACCATCATGCAGGGCTCGCTATTTGACTTTGAGCTCCCGCCTGCACCTCGCAAGCAGGTCGAGGCCATGGAGATTGATATTCGCCTAAACGGTGAACGTAAATCACTGGGCCTGTATCTGACAGGCCATCCTTATTCACGGTTTGCGCCCATGCTGCGCAAATCCATGACCGGAACCTTGGCCCAGGTGCTGGATAATGCCGAGGATGAAAGCATTGCGCCACACGAAAAATGGCAGTCAGTGACCATCTCTGGCCTGATCACTGATGTCGAGGTTAAGAGCAATTCACGTGGCTCCTATGCCTTCTTCAAGATCGATGACAACACCGCTCGGGTTGATTGCAGCATCTTCAGCAAGGCATATCACGACTACCAGGCATTCATCCGAGACGATAGCATGGTCGTGATGAAGGGCTGGGTGAAAACCAATGCCAAGACGGGGGCGGTTTCGCTGACGGTTGATGTTGTGCAGCCACTTTCAAGCTTTATGGAAAACCAGCCTGGACAGCTTGTGATCACGCTGAACCCTGGCGAAAGGCCAATGCGCATCATGGGGGCTCTGCACGCACTTCTTGCGAACCAGGAAGAGGGCAACATCAATTTTGGCGTAAGAGAATCCGCCGATGGCGAAGTGAGCGACCTCCCCGCTCAAGGGGTGCCAGGAAACGCTCCGGTTCTGCGCAAAATCCTTGAGAAGTTCGAGGGCCGCGCAATGATCGAATACGCGAGTGCCGAACTCAAACGCGGATCCAGAAAGCAAGCGTCAGACATTCAGCCAATGCAGTCGATTGAAGACCTCGAAGCCCTGAAGTCATCGTTGCGCAAGGAGCTGGAAAAATACCTCAATGATGCGGCATCAGTCATGAGCCGCTCGGTTGAAATGACCCCTTGA
- the dnaQ gene encoding DNA polymerase III subunit epsilon, which translates to MSDVVKVDTDERVIFLDTETTGFLHDGGDRIVEIGAIEYINRVPTGRTYHVYLDPQRDVPEEAYNVHKLSRDDLVVLSKGRTFKDIAREFVEFMRGAELIAHNARFDVDFIDAELRNIGMPAIRSFDVVVTDSLQVANAKHPGQSNSLDALLKRYLGTDNYERDYHGALLDASLLARVYLLMTVKQNNLSFDGKQITTGSSLRVERLDHPDLVLATISGDELARHNRLLQRVAKESGGESPNFGM; encoded by the coding sequence ATGAGTGATGTAGTCAAAGTCGATACAGACGAGCGGGTGATTTTTCTAGATACTGAAACGACAGGCTTTCTGCACGATGGTGGAGACAGGATTGTTGAAATTGGTGCTATTGAATATATCAACCGGGTGCCGACCGGTCGCACCTATCACGTTTACCTGGATCCTCAGCGTGACGTTCCCGAAGAAGCGTACAACGTACACAAATTGTCCCGTGATGATCTTGTTGTCCTGTCTAAAGGCCGCACATTCAAAGACATTGCGCGTGAATTTGTTGAATTCATGCGTGGCGCTGAATTGATTGCACACAATGCACGATTCGACGTTGATTTTATCGATGCTGAATTACGCAATATCGGCATGCCTGCGATCAGAAGCTTCGATGTCGTAGTGACCGATAGCTTGCAGGTAGCAAATGCCAAACATCCTGGTCAATCCAATAGTCTCGATGCACTGCTGAAGCGATATCTCGGCACTGATAACTATGAGCGTGATTATCACGGAGCCTTGCTGGATGCCAGTCTTTTGGCTCGTGTCTACTTGCTGATGACTGTCAAGCAGAACAATCTCAGCTTTGATGGAAAGCAAATTACCACTGGTTCATCACTTCGGGTGGAGCGACTCGACCATCCAGATCTGGTTTTGGCAACTATTTCAGGGGATGAGCTTGCTCGGCACAACAGGCTGTTGCAGCGCGTAGCGAAAGAGTCTGGTGGCGAATCGCCTAATTTTGGTATGTAA
- the dnaG gene encoding DNA primase, which yields MTSDNQLRIPQAVIDSLVTNTDIVHTVGSAIKLKKQGKDYVGLCPFHKETTPSFSVSTVKQFYYCFGCGAGGNSMNFKMEYFGKSFISVIQEMAEDNGIDLTPYLRMAQSGQLEFKLLPAMAKASAFFTDELSACSADSTVRQYLQGRSISQAAIDRFQLGFAGSSPRIVEALSNVKEEMVLGGILEEGERGIFSSFRDRLMMPIRDTRGKTIGLSGRTLKEDVKPKYKNSKESQLFSRNSVLYGLYEALETFGVEKLDHIDVVEGQIDVIAQWMIGRPACAAMGSSVSPQQLRLLMRHAKSITFMFDGDAAGIKAMIQVCLLLLEHVAEHDTNFNVTMLPTGEDPHSLITQNMALFEQSIQNPMPWLDALFMYMPEAADLETDRGRAEFASRCVELIHDTRDPLLRHQAIEKASRACGIPVQTLNERLLSLPLSRSGQANKNPQRLVEDAAIRFARMIWDEPHLAAQVKHPTLWVEEGDALTALLGQWVADCHAGAFDGQYSEADMEALNASPERLEEIEAKSRWRVAGAALGRRLVGAQIPGLTELLMKEEPESGSSVALAHAWHITGSCAAKAMASISQKASMNLLSPEDRTRFSSLMLIRKDAATRLRA from the coding sequence ATGACATCCGACAACCAACTCAGGATACCGCAGGCCGTTATTGACAGCCTCGTCACCAACACCGACATCGTGCACACCGTAGGAAGCGCCATCAAGCTCAAGAAGCAGGGTAAGGACTACGTCGGACTGTGCCCCTTCCACAAAGAGACGACACCTTCGTTCAGCGTCTCTACGGTCAAGCAGTTTTACTACTGCTTTGGATGTGGTGCGGGTGGCAACTCCATGAATTTCAAGATGGAATACTTCGGCAAGTCTTTCATCTCGGTCATTCAGGAGATGGCTGAGGACAACGGGATTGACCTCACGCCCTATCTCAGGATGGCTCAAAGCGGCCAGCTGGAGTTCAAGCTGCTGCCGGCTATGGCCAAAGCATCTGCGTTCTTCACGGACGAGCTGTCAGCCTGCTCGGCTGACTCTACCGTTAGACAGTACCTGCAAGGTCGATCCATCAGTCAGGCGGCTATTGATCGTTTCCAGCTTGGGTTTGCGGGCAGCAGCCCCCGAATCGTGGAGGCGCTTTCGAATGTCAAGGAAGAGATGGTGCTAGGCGGAATTCTTGAGGAGGGTGAGCGCGGCATCTTCTCCTCATTCCGTGATCGCTTGATGATGCCCATCCGCGACACCCGTGGCAAAACGATTGGCCTGTCTGGTCGAACGCTTAAGGAAGATGTCAAACCAAAGTACAAGAACTCAAAGGAAAGCCAGCTGTTTTCTCGCAACAGTGTGCTCTATGGGCTCTACGAGGCGCTCGAAACCTTTGGTGTTGAGAAGCTTGATCACATCGATGTGGTTGAGGGACAGATCGATGTAATTGCACAATGGATGATCGGTCGCCCTGCTTGTGCAGCAATGGGATCTTCTGTATCGCCCCAGCAGCTGCGGTTACTGATGCGGCACGCCAAAAGCATCACCTTCATGTTTGATGGTGATGCCGCAGGCATCAAGGCAATGATACAGGTGTGCCTGCTGCTGCTTGAGCATGTTGCAGAACATGACACGAACTTCAATGTGACCATGCTGCCCACGGGAGAAGATCCGCACAGCTTGATTACCCAGAACATGGCGCTATTCGAGCAGAGCATTCAGAACCCCATGCCTTGGCTGGATGCGCTGTTTATGTACATGCCAGAAGCCGCCGATCTTGAAACAGACCGGGGGCGTGCGGAATTCGCAAGTCGCTGTGTCGAGCTTATTCACGATACACGCGACCCGCTTCTGCGCCATCAGGCAATTGAAAAAGCCTCCAGGGCATGTGGCATTCCAGTTCAGACACTGAATGAGCGTTTGCTGTCACTCCCTTTATCGCGCAGCGGTCAAGCAAACAAAAATCCTCAGCGCCTTGTCGAGGATGCGGCCATTCGTTTTGCTCGGATGATTTGGGACGAGCCTCACCTGGCGGCTCAGGTGAAGCATCCCACCCTTTGGGTGGAAGAGGGCGATGCTCTAACAGCCTTGCTTGGGCAGTGGGTTGCAGATTGCCATGCGGGTGCTTTCGACGGGCAATACTCCGAGGCGGATATGGAGGCATTGAATGCCAGCCCTGAGCGACTTGAAGAGATTGAGGCAAAAAGCCGCTGGCGGGTGGCTGGCGCTGCGTTGGGCAGGCGCCTTGTCGGAGCGCAGATTCCAGGTCTTACCGAGCTCCTGATGAAGGAGGAGCCTGAATCTGGCTCAAGCGTGGCTCTTGCTCATGCCTGGCACATTACTGGATCTTGCGCAGCCAAAGCGATGGCGTCCATTTCCCAGAAAGCCAGCATGAACCTGCTTAGTCCAGAAGATAGAACACGGTTTTCCTCCCTTATGCTTATCAGAAAGGATGCAGCGACCCGATTAAGGGCGTGA
- the dnaB gene encoding replicative DNA helicase, protein MTKPFLSETNESLFASAEPIERVLLATLLDNLSLLRTVSEIIEPDDFFNEASKAIFAWLKAEDKAGHMVDSAVAMSHFAGDQKVEPHLFDILSNLPSPNAIKRQAEELRELSLRHETIKALQKTIGSLATGEGLVQHELSKMSRFIQSSNQRLISNENSTKSFSAVGQIWKGKFARRVAGDVSYTETGYADLDKIILGLEPEDLIIIGARPSMGKTTFAMNIAENAALQKGKSVMVFSMEMPCDAIYQRSLSSIGGVDYEDLRAGKLKVGDFEKVELAIETLDGATIFIDDTPALSLEQLCARAHRQNEESLQNEESGLGLIVIDYLQLMQVAKHNLGNRNEGIGEISRGLKQLARDLKCPVIALSQLSRNLEQRPNKRPMNSDLRDSGSIEQDADVIMFVYRDEVYNEDSPQKGIVEIIIGKQRNGPLGTAFLSFAKGQSRFCSLSEEQKARLAGLEQKEEKKEKGGSSPKGFSKKEIAASVANYEAEGGNFSNLLSSSGHQELPESNQEHLANVRDQLA, encoded by the coding sequence ATGACCAAGCCCTTCCTTTCTGAAACCAATGAATCCCTTTTTGCCAGCGCAGAGCCTATTGAGCGCGTGCTGCTGGCGACCCTCCTGGACAACCTCTCACTGCTTCGAACCGTCAGCGAGATCATTGAGCCTGACGACTTTTTCAACGAGGCATCCAAGGCGATCTTCGCCTGGCTAAAAGCAGAGGACAAAGCTGGGCACATGGTCGACAGTGCGGTAGCGATGTCGCATTTCGCGGGTGATCAGAAGGTCGAGCCGCACCTGTTTGACATCCTGAGCAACCTGCCCTCCCCCAACGCCATCAAGCGCCAGGCTGAAGAGCTAAGGGAGCTTTCCCTGCGGCATGAAACGATCAAGGCTCTCCAAAAGACCATAGGCTCACTGGCAACCGGCGAAGGCCTCGTTCAGCACGAGCTTTCTAAGATGAGTCGCTTCATTCAATCGTCCAACCAGCGTTTGATCTCAAACGAAAATTCCACCAAATCATTTAGCGCGGTTGGTCAGATCTGGAAAGGTAAATTTGCCCGAAGGGTAGCGGGTGACGTTAGCTACACCGAAACAGGCTATGCCGATCTGGATAAAATTATCCTGGGTCTTGAGCCTGAAGACCTGATCATCATTGGCGCTCGACCATCGATGGGCAAAACCACATTTGCCATGAACATTGCCGAAAACGCGGCTCTGCAAAAAGGCAAGTCGGTCATGGTTTTTTCAATGGAAATGCCATGTGATGCGATTTATCAGCGTAGCCTGAGCAGTATCGGCGGCGTTGATTACGAAGATTTGCGAGCCGGTAAACTCAAGGTCGGGGATTTCGAGAAGGTCGAGCTTGCTATCGAAACGCTTGATGGCGCCACTATTTTCATTGATGACACGCCCGCCCTATCCCTGGAGCAGCTATGCGCTCGTGCCCACAGGCAAAATGAAGAGTCCCTGCAAAATGAAGAGTCAGGGCTCGGCCTCATCGTCATTGACTACCTCCAGCTGATGCAGGTGGCTAAACATAACCTTGGAAACCGAAATGAGGGCATTGGGGAAATTAGCAGGGGCCTCAAGCAATTGGCTCGCGACCTGAAATGCCCGGTCATCGCACTTTCTCAGCTTTCACGTAACCTTGAGCAACGCCCCAACAAGCGTCCAATGAACTCTGATCTTCGCGATTCGGGCTCCATCGAACAGGATGCTGACGTCATCATGTTTGTGTACCGCGATGAGGTCTACAACGAGGATAGTCCGCAGAAAGGTATTGTTGAAATCATCATTGGCAAGCAGCGAAATGGCCCCCTGGGAACAGCGTTTCTTTCGTTTGCCAAAGGACAGTCACGCTTCTGTTCACTGAGCGAGGAGCAGAAAGCGCGTCTTGCGGGACTGGAGCAAAAAGAAGAGAAGAAAGAGAAAGGGGGTTCATCGCCCAAAGGCTTTTCAAAAAAGGAAATTGCGGCCTCAGTAGCCAATTATGAGGCTGAAGGGGGTAATTTCTCAAATCTACTGAGCAGCTCTGGGCACCAGGAATTGCCAGAATCTAATCAAGAACATCTGGCGAATGTGCGTGATCAACTTGCATAA
- the erpA gene encoding iron-sulfur cluster insertion protein ErpA has protein sequence MSVEAFDPNAPLVHMSEEAAQKVRDFMNEESEDDLYLRVFVQGGGCSGFQYGFTFEDEPGEDDVVCELHGLKVLIDPLSYPYLEGATIAYQESLAGARFSINNPNASTTCGCGSSFSV, from the coding sequence ATGAGCGTAGAAGCATTTGACCCTAATGCGCCGCTGGTACATATGTCAGAGGAGGCGGCCCAAAAGGTTCGTGACTTCATGAATGAAGAGAGCGAGGATGACCTTTACCTGCGTGTTTTCGTGCAAGGTGGCGGCTGCTCCGGCTTTCAATACGGTTTCACGTTTGAGGATGAACCAGGTGAAGACGATGTCGTATGTGAGCTACATGGGCTCAAAGTGCTTATCGACCCGCTCAGCTATCCCTACCTTGAAGGCGCTACGATTGCTTATCAGGAGTCTCTGGCTGGTGCCCGTTTCTCAATCAACAACCCAAACGCATCAACAACCTGTGGATGCGGATCCTCATTTTCGGTTTAA